The following coding sequences lie in one Niabella agricola genomic window:
- a CDS encoding MerC domain-containing protein, whose amino-acid sequence MRSKINWDALGISASVICAIHCAVLPLFMASLPLFGVNIIENVAFELGMIALAFVIGVYSLRHGYKFHHHKKLPLLLFATGILFLVLKQVYLQYHALLLVPAVIFIISAHIVNYRYCRNHNHAHADDCDHDHY is encoded by the coding sequence ATGCGGTCAAAAATCAATTGGGATGCTTTGGGAATTTCTGCTTCGGTGATTTGTGCCATTCACTGTGCGGTTTTACCCTTGTTTATGGCGAGTCTCCCGCTTTTTGGGGTCAATATTATTGAGAATGTGGCATTTGAACTGGGAATGATCGCCCTGGCATTTGTTATTGGAGTGTATTCGCTGCGGCATGGTTATAAATTCCATCATCACAAAAAATTGCCGCTATTGCTGTTTGCCACCGGTATTCTTTTTTTAGTGCTTAAACAGGTCTATCTTCAATATCATGCATTATTGCTGGTGCCGGCTGTTATTTTCATCATATCTGCTCATATTGTCAATTATCGCTATTGCCGGAACCATAACCACGCACATGCTGATGATTGCGATCATGATCATTATTAG
- a CDS encoding YybH family protein, which yields MKKYSFLILLCIAFMSVQAQPGDIQKIQAVMEQQTTAWNQGNLEAFMDTYWKSDSLLFVSKQGVTYGWQQTLDRYRRSYPSRDEMGQLKFTLLKIQSLETGFYNVVGKWQLSRKMGDLSGHFTLLLKKIAGSWKIIQDHSS from the coding sequence ATGAAAAAATACAGTTTCCTTATCTTATTGTGTATCGCATTTATGAGCGTTCAGGCACAGCCGGGCGATATACAAAAAATACAGGCAGTAATGGAGCAGCAAACCACGGCCTGGAACCAAGGAAACCTGGAAGCATTTATGGATACCTACTGGAAAAGTGATTCACTGTTATTTGTAAGCAAACAGGGTGTTACCTATGGCTGGCAGCAAACGTTAGACCGTTACCGGAGGTCTTATCCTTCGAGAGATGAGATGGGACAGCTGAAGTTCACGCTTTTGAAAATACAATCCCTTGAAACCGGCTTTTATAACGTTGTTGGAAAATGGCAACTTTCCCGTAAAATGGGCGACCTTAGCGGTCATTTTACGCTTCTTTTAAAAAAAATAGCAGGAAGCTGGAAAATCATCCAGGATCATAGCAGTTAG
- a CDS encoding DUF4834 family protein, translated as MSVILYALLLFFLYNFVVKVVLPVYRTARQVKKQFSQMKQQFQQPEAAAQQSGTTAQTPPSGKRTSKLGEYIDFEEVK; from the coding sequence ATGTCTGTTATTTTATACGCCCTATTGCTTTTTTTCCTGTACAACTTTGTTGTAAAGGTCGTATTGCCGGTATACCGTACCGCCCGTCAGGTCAAAAAGCAGTTCTCGCAAATGAAACAACAATTTCAGCAACCGGAAGCAGCTGCCCAGCAAAGCGGAACCACAGCGCAAACACCGCCTTCCGGGAAGCGCACATCCAAACTCGGTGAATACATCGACTTTGAGGAAGTGAAGTAA
- a CDS encoding LSm family protein: MDKEAIIQNLQEKVVALLVGNPSHFLVDIRIKPTNNFKIFIDGDNGVGIDDLVKYNRALYKQIEEEGLFPDGDFSLEISSPGLDEPLKLHRQYLKNMGRNVEVVQLDGQKTEGTLLSVNDEAIVVETTSGRGKKMEKTAHTILLETIKTTKIQIKF; the protein is encoded by the coding sequence ATGGACAAGGAGGCAATAATTCAAAATTTACAGGAAAAAGTAGTTGCGTTGCTGGTGGGAAACCCGTCTCATTTTTTAGTAGACATCCGCATAAAGCCTACCAATAACTTTAAGATATTTATTGACGGTGATAACGGTGTGGGAATCGATGACCTGGTAAAATACAACCGGGCATTGTATAAACAGATTGAGGAAGAAGGTTTGTTCCCAGACGGCGATTTTTCTCTGGAGATCTCTTCTCCCGGACTGGACGAGCCGTTAAAGCTACACCGGCAGTATCTAAAAAATATGGGCCGTAATGTAGAAGTGGTGCAACTGGATGGGCAAAAAACGGAGGGAACACTGTTGTCTGTAAACGATGAAGCCATTGTGGTGGAAACCACCAGTGGGCGCGGCAAAAAGATGGAAAAGACGGCGCACACTATTTTATTGGAAACAATTAAAACAACAAAAATTCAAATTAAATTTTAA
- the nusA gene encoding transcription termination factor NusA, with product MASINLIEAFQDFKDAENIDRPTMMKVVEDVFKTLLRKKYGSDENFDVIVNAEKGDLEIVRHRTIVEDGEVEDPLAQVAYSEAIKLEPDYEVGEDLYEEIDLIDFGRRAILAAKQTLAGRISDLKKNVLAKKYEDRIGEIISAEVYQVWKKEILLLDEEGNELILPKSEQIPQDYFKKGENIRAVVIRVDLKNNNPVIILSRTSPDFLAKLLEIEVPEIFDGLITIKKIVREPGERAKVAVESYDDRIDPVGACVGMKGSRIHGIVRELKNENIDVINYTTNIQLLIQRSLTPAKITSMSLDQEGKHASIFLKPDQVSLAIGKRGVNIKLASDLTGYELDVYRDTEDEEEEFDVDLEEFADEIDEWVIDALKKIGCDTARSVLRMSPSELEKRADLEKETVEDVRKILQEELERE from the coding sequence ATGGCAAGTATTAATTTAATTGAGGCATTCCAGGATTTTAAAGATGCAGAAAATATAGATCGTCCTACAATGATGAAAGTGGTTGAGGATGTATTTAAAACATTGCTCCGTAAAAAATACGGCAGCGATGAAAACTTTGATGTAATCGTGAACGCGGAGAAGGGAGACCTGGAGATTGTAAGGCACCGTACCATCGTGGAAGACGGAGAGGTAGAAGATCCGTTGGCCCAGGTGGCATACTCGGAAGCCATTAAACTGGAGCCGGACTATGAAGTTGGTGAAGACCTGTATGAGGAAATTGATCTGATCGACTTTGGCCGCAGGGCCATTCTTGCCGCCAAACAAACACTGGCAGGCCGGATCAGCGATCTGAAGAAAAATGTACTGGCAAAGAAGTATGAAGACCGGATTGGTGAAATTATCAGCGCTGAAGTATACCAGGTATGGAAAAAAGAGATCCTGTTACTGGATGAAGAAGGCAATGAGTTAATTCTTCCCAAGAGCGAGCAGATCCCGCAGGACTATTTTAAAAAAGGAGAGAATATCCGTGCTGTGGTGATCCGGGTTGATCTGAAGAATAATAACCCGGTGATCATTCTTTCCCGTACCTCGCCTGATTTCCTGGCCAAGCTGCTGGAAATTGAAGTACCGGAGATCTTCGATGGACTGATTACGATTAAAAAGATCGTTCGGGAACCGGGTGAAAGAGCAAAAGTGGCAGTAGAATCCTATGACGACCGTATTGACCCCGTAGGTGCTTGTGTGGGGATGAAAGGGAGCCGGATCCATGGCATTGTTCGGGAATTGAAAAATGAGAACATTGATGTAATCAATTATACCACCAATATACAGTTGCTGATCCAGCGCTCGCTGACTCCTGCAAAAATCACCAGCATGAGCCTGGACCAGGAAGGCAAGCACGCGAGCATCTTTTTGAAGCCGGACCAGGTGTCGCTGGCCATTGGTAAAAGAGGTGTAAATATTAAACTGGCTTCTGACCTTACAGGTTACGAGCTGGATGTATACCGGGATACCGAAGATGAGGAAGAAGAATTTGATGTGGACCTGGAAGAATTTGCAGATGAAATTGATGAATGGGTTATTGATGCATTAAAGAAGATTGGTTGTGATACGGCACGCAGCGTATTGCGGATGTCGCCCAGCGAACTTGAAAAGAGAGCCGACCTTGAAAAGGAAACGGTTGAAGATGTTCGGAAAATCTTACAAGAAGAACTGGAGCGGGAATAA
- the infB gene encoding translation initiation factor IF-2 encodes MVEKKLPRLLQAAKEFNIGQDTLVEFLVGKGFERDDLKPSTKLTDAMYVALQQGFHGDKAAKIISDQVDLPKGLGGENKKRREEEESPKPAVRPAAKEEPVVEAPPVAEPAPVVPETPVKEAEAPAKEPELPTPQPEEKTPAAIPEEAPVAKAPTRDIGGPKIISKIDLSAIDFSTRPKKAAKKETSVVETPVPKAEEPVEVPKEPVAVTPPVEEKEPVKETPPPVEEEKPAEVQISNIQAEKIEGPKILGKIELPVDNDTRPKRDEKRKRKRIPIEKKEVKADPDQRRPHGGAGTQQGQGGRSGGQHHGGGHHGKGNFRDRHRPHREEKQIDEKEIQEKIRETQAKLSGGGGNKQKSMRAKARRDKRNEAAEAMEEEGVDKTLRVTEFISVSELASLMDVSFADVISKCMSLGIMVSINQRLDAEVIELVASEFGYDVSFIDMEQQMEMEEEADEEDDEAERVPRSPIVTIMGHVDHGKTSLLDYIRNANVVAGEAGGITQHIGAYRVKVADGKEITFLDTPGHEAFTAMRARGAKVTDIAVIVVAADDAVMPQTREAISHAQAAGVPMIFAINKIDKDGANPQKIYEQLSQMNILVEEWGGKFQSQELSAKQGLNVDKLLEKILLEAELLDLKANPDREATGTIIEATLDKGRGYVATLLVENGTLHPGDLIVSGQYYGRVKAMFNERNKREDAAGPSAPAVVLGLNGAPQAGEKFKVYEEESEAKSIANRRSQILREQGMRTKKHITLDEIGRRLALGNFKELNVIIKGDVDGSVEALSDSLQKLSTEEILVNVIHKGVGQINESDIVLAEASDAIVIAFNVRPSQQASRIAENAGIEIKMYSIIYTAIDEVKSAMEGMLEPTMKEKIVGNVEIREVFKFDKAVVAGCFVLDGRIKRDNKVRVIRDGIVIYPTGENAVAELGSLKRFKDDAKEVLTGMECGLTIKNYNDIKVGDVVEAYELEEVKRTL; translated from the coding sequence ATGGTAGAAAAGAAACTTCCAAGATTATTACAAGCGGCTAAGGAATTTAACATCGGCCAGGATACCCTTGTTGAGTTCTTAGTAGGCAAGGGTTTTGAACGGGATGATTTAAAACCTTCCACTAAGCTGACCGATGCCATGTATGTTGCCCTGCAACAGGGATTCCATGGTGACAAGGCCGCAAAAATTATCAGCGACCAGGTTGACTTACCAAAAGGACTGGGTGGCGAGAATAAAAAGCGTCGCGAGGAGGAAGAGTCGCCAAAACCGGCTGTTCGCCCGGCGGCTAAAGAAGAACCGGTTGTAGAAGCGCCACCGGTTGCAGAGCCCGCCCCTGTAGTGCCTGAAACTCCGGTTAAGGAAGCGGAGGCGCCAGCCAAGGAGCCCGAACTCCCGACTCCGCAGCCTGAGGAAAAAACACCGGCAGCAATTCCTGAAGAAGCGCCGGTAGCCAAGGCACCAACGCGGGATATTGGCGGACCCAAGATCATCAGCAAGATTGATCTGTCGGCGATCGATTTTTCAACCCGCCCGAAAAAGGCGGCAAAAAAGGAAACTTCTGTGGTGGAAACACCGGTGCCGAAGGCGGAAGAGCCCGTTGAAGTGCCGAAAGAGCCTGTAGCTGTAACACCTCCGGTGGAAGAAAAAGAACCCGTTAAAGAAACGCCTCCTCCGGTTGAAGAGGAAAAACCGGCAGAAGTGCAGATCAGTAATATCCAGGCTGAAAAGATCGAAGGTCCGAAGATCCTGGGTAAGATTGAATTGCCGGTAGATAATGATACCCGCCCGAAACGGGATGAGAAACGGAAGCGGAAACGCATTCCGATCGAAAAGAAAGAAGTAAAAGCGGATCCGGATCAGCGCAGACCGCATGGTGGTGCCGGAACGCAGCAGGGGCAGGGTGGCCGCAGCGGTGGTCAGCATCATGGCGGCGGACATCATGGAAAAGGCAACTTCAGAGACCGTCACCGGCCGCACCGTGAAGAGAAACAGATCGATGAAAAAGAGATCCAGGAGAAAATCCGCGAAACCCAGGCGAAACTGAGCGGCGGCGGCGGTAACAAGCAGAAAAGCATGCGTGCCAAAGCGCGTAGGGATAAACGCAATGAAGCGGCTGAAGCCATGGAGGAAGAAGGGGTTGACAAAACATTGCGGGTAACGGAATTTATCAGCGTAAGCGAACTGGCGAGCCTGATGGATGTAAGTTTTGCAGATGTGATCAGTAAATGTATGAGCCTGGGTATTATGGTGTCAATTAACCAGCGTCTGGATGCAGAGGTGATTGAACTGGTGGCCAGTGAATTTGGATATGATGTGTCCTTCATCGATATGGAACAGCAGATGGAAATGGAAGAAGAGGCTGATGAGGAAGATGACGAAGCAGAACGGGTTCCAAGAAGTCCGATCGTTACCATCATGGGACACGTAGACCATGGTAAAACCTCGTTGCTGGATTATATCCGGAATGCGAATGTAGTAGCCGGCGAAGCCGGGGGTATCACCCAGCATATTGGTGCATACCGCGTAAAAGTAGCCGACGGAAAAGAGATCACCTTCCTGGATACTCCGGGTCACGAAGCCTTTACAGCGATGCGTGCCCGCGGTGCCAAGGTTACCGATATTGCAGTTATCGTGGTAGCGGCCGATGATGCGGTGATGCCGCAAACAAGGGAAGCCATCAGTCACGCACAGGCAGCCGGTGTACCCATGATTTTTGCCATCAACAAAATTGATAAGGATGGTGCCAATCCGCAGAAGATTTACGAGCAGCTTTCACAGATGAACATCCTGGTGGAAGAATGGGGTGGAAAATTCCAAAGCCAGGAGCTGAGTGCCAAACAAGGGTTGAACGTAGATAAGCTGCTGGAAAAAATATTACTGGAAGCAGAGTTGCTGGATCTGAAAGCCAATCCCGACAGGGAAGCTACCGGTACCATTATTGAGGCTACCCTGGATAAGGGTAGAGGATATGTGGCTACACTGCTGGTAGAGAACGGAACGCTGCACCCGGGCGATCTGATCGTGAGCGGTCAGTATTATGGCCGTGTTAAAGCCATGTTTAATGAACGGAACAAGCGTGAAGATGCCGCCGGTCCTTCTGCGCCTGCAGTGGTGCTGGGATTGAACGGCGCGCCACAGGCCGGTGAGAAGTTTAAAGTATACGAAGAAGAATCAGAAGCCAAGAGCATTGCCAACCGCCGCTCACAAATCCTGCGCGAGCAGGGTATGCGTACCAAGAAGCACATTACGTTGGATGAGATCGGCCGGCGCCTGGCATTGGGTAACTTTAAGGAACTTAATGTTATTATCAAAGGCGACGTGGATGGCTCTGTGGAAGCGCTGAGCGATTCTTTACAAAAACTTTCTACAGAAGAGATCCTTGTAAATGTGATCCATAAGGGTGTAGGTCAGATCAATGAAAGTGATATCGTGCTGGCGGAAGCCTCCGATGCCATTGTGATAGCCTTTAACGTGCGCCCGTCGCAGCAGGCATCCCGCATCGCTGAAAATGCGGGCATCGAAATCAAGATGTACTCGATCATTTACACGGCGATCGACGAAGTGAAGAGCGCGATGGAAGGTATGCTGGAGCCCACCATGAAAGAAAAGATTGTGGGTAACGTAGAAATCCGTGAAGTGTTCAAATTTGATAAGGCTGTGGTTGCGGGATGTTTTGTACTGGATGGCCGTATCAAACGCGATAATAAGGTTCGGGTAATCCGCGATGGTATCGTAATTTACCCCACCGGTGAAAACGCCGTGGCAGAACTGGGCTCTCTGAAGCGCTTTAAAGACGATGCCAAGGAAGTGCTGACCGGCATGGAGTGTGGTTTAACGATAAAGAATTACAACGATATCAAGGTTGGTGATGTAGTAGAGGCGTATGAACTGGAAGAAGTGAAGCGTACTTTATAA
- a CDS encoding peptidylprolyl isomerase yields the protein MSKRTGLFSVKGILAAVGILFSTVVAAQGQASKQVVDKIIGVVGDRIILNSDVQNELQDAPRRGETLPPNANCIIMEQIMLSKILALQAERDSIPLTDEEVEAQLDMKIRYYIQQFGSQAELESVAGKTVYQLKDDQRPLIKEQMLAERMKNKVVSGVHITPTEVKTFFEKVPADSLPFLESELEVGQISILPSASKDVDDYIYNEMLNYKKQIEAGTVTFDALAKRVSEDPGSRERGGLYEINRSDKSTWDPVFLSTAFRLKAGEISLPVKSNRFGFFLIQQVSRRGDNAKIKMILRIPPVTDNELKDARLKLDSVRTEIEAKKISFKDAAYKYSDDENVKNYGPYVLNRDGSTYVNIDALDKDMVNTIKDMKVGDLSRPVNFTNEQGKKGVRLVYLKSRSEPHRLNLNDDYARIAEMALSQKKNEELDKWLQKKIPTFYILVDKDAAGGCPSLLKYQTTENRGF from the coding sequence ATGAGTAAAAGAACAGGTCTTTTTTCCGTAAAAGGCATACTGGCTGCTGTAGGTATTTTATTTTCCACGGTTGTTGCCGCACAGGGACAGGCGAGCAAGCAGGTAGTTGACAAAATTATAGGTGTGGTAGGTGACCGGATCATCCTGAATTCAGATGTTCAGAATGAGCTGCAGGATGCACCGCGCCGGGGTGAAACCCTTCCTCCCAATGCCAATTGTATCATTATGGAGCAGATTATGCTGTCGAAGATCCTGGCATTGCAGGCGGAACGAGATTCCATCCCGCTGACGGATGAAGAGGTGGAGGCTCAGCTGGATATGAAAATCCGTTATTATATTCAGCAGTTTGGCAGCCAGGCCGAACTGGAATCGGTTGCGGGTAAAACGGTATATCAGTTAAAAGACGATCAGCGTCCCCTCATCAAAGAGCAAATGCTGGCCGAGCGTATGAAAAATAAAGTGGTGAGCGGTGTACATATTACTCCCACAGAGGTAAAAACATTTTTTGAAAAAGTGCCAGCAGACAGCCTGCCGTTTCTGGAATCTGAGCTTGAAGTGGGACAGATCTCCATTCTGCCTTCGGCATCCAAGGATGTGGACGACTACATCTATAATGAGATGCTGAATTATAAAAAGCAGATTGAAGCGGGTACTGTTACCTTCGATGCGCTGGCAAAAAGGGTGTCTGAAGACCCGGGGAGCCGCGAGCGCGGCGGTCTTTATGAGATCAACCGCTCGGATAAATCTACCTGGGATCCGGTATTCCTGTCCACCGCTTTCCGTCTGAAAGCCGGTGAAATATCGTTGCCGGTAAAATCGAACCGTTTTGGATTTTTCCTGATCCAACAGGTTAGCCGCCGCGGGGATAATGCCAAGATCAAAATGATTCTTCGTATCCCGCCCGTTACTGACAATGAATTGAAAGACGCACGCTTAAAACTGGATTCCGTTCGTACTGAAATTGAAGCCAAAAAGATCAGTTTTAAGGACGCGGCTTATAAGTATAGTGATGATGAGAATGTAAAGAATTATGGTCCTTATGTTTTAAACAGGGATGGTTCTACCTATGTAAATATTGATGCACTGGATAAGGATATGGTAAACACCATCAAGGATATGAAGGTAGGCGATTTGTCGCGCCCCGTAAACTTTACCAACGAGCAGGGTAAAAAAGGTGTACGGCTGGTTTACCTGAAATCCCGTTCAGAACCGCATCGCCTGAACCTGAACGACGACTACGCCCGGATCGCTGAAATGGCGCTGAGCCAAAAGAAAAATGAAGAACTGGATAAATGGCTGCAGAAAAAGATCCCTACCTTTTATATCCTGGTAGATAAGGACGCGGCCGGCGGATGCCCCAGTCTTTTAAAATACCAGACTACAGAAAACAGAGGATTTTAA
- the gmk gene encoding guanylate kinase: MIFTNRPFLYFPVTTGSKANHKIIILTAPSGAGKTSITHHLLKKIPQLSFSISAATRAARAGEVDGRDYYFISEAEFTKKIKANEFVEWEMVYEGKYYGTLKSELQRLWKKDKYPLLDIDVKGAIHVQQQYPKESLSVFIEPPSVKELRRRLISRGSESEESLQTRLNKAEYELSFMNHFNKVVVNDDLEEACAETEALVRKFLNLPA, encoded by the coding sequence ATGATATTTACCAATCGTCCGTTTTTATACTTTCCGGTCACAACCGGTTCAAAAGCAAACCATAAAATTATTATTCTTACTGCGCCGTCGGGTGCGGGGAAAACTTCCATAACCCACCATTTATTAAAAAAAATTCCCCAGCTGTCTTTTTCTATTTCCGCAGCCACGCGGGCGGCCCGCGCCGGGGAAGTAGATGGCCGAGATTATTACTTCATCAGCGAGGCGGAGTTTACAAAAAAGATCAAAGCCAATGAGTTTGTAGAATGGGAGATGGTATACGAAGGCAAATATTATGGCACCCTGAAAAGCGAGCTGCAGCGGTTGTGGAAGAAAGATAAATACCCGTTGCTGGATATTGATGTAAAAGGCGCCATTCACGTGCAGCAGCAGTATCCCAAGGAGAGCCTGTCTGTTTTTATTGAACCTCCCTCTGTAAAGGAATTACGGAGACGGCTGATCTCCAGAGGGAGCGAAAGCGAGGAGTCGCTGCAAACCCGCCTGAATAAGGCCGAGTATGAACTGTCGTTTATGAATCATTTTAATAAGGTGGTAGTAAATGATGACCTTGAGGAGGCCTGTGCCGAAACCGAGGCCCTGGTGCGAAAATTCCTGAATTTACCCGCCTGA
- a CDS encoding hemolysin family protein — translation MEWQLLMWIVSLLFMIFFAGVEMAFFGASRLNIELKRKQGTLTGRLLGKFVDMPAIFWGTTVIGYITALTIFVLQTSEVLIPFWQKSGINSRTAQILLEIAFNTLIILIFVEFIPRAVFRANSNTLLSRLAVIINFFLWLLYPITAALFRLANWILKYVFNVRLDKGKSPFARNDLQFMFRDSRKTLREETSTHLLENAQELANIKIRQSMVPRKEIIAVEVSAPVESLIQKFVETKRSRIIIYESNIDNILGFAHELDLFKKPADIESILIPIIAVPESMTAVGLINKFSKESKSIAWVVDEFGGTAGIITMEDVLEELFGEIWDEYDTQLFVEKRISEDEYIFSGRMELDYLEKKYDFEFEDKTDSETLSGYIINFYETIPSQKERIIIGDFEFDILGVNDTRIEMVKLKKLK, via the coding sequence ATGGAATGGCAGCTATTAATGTGGATCGTTTCTTTGCTGTTCATGATCTTCTTTGCCGGCGTGGAAATGGCTTTCTTTGGCGCCAGCAGACTGAACATTGAGCTGAAAAGAAAACAAGGCACCTTAACAGGACGGTTGCTGGGTAAGTTTGTAGATATGCCGGCGATCTTCTGGGGAACAACCGTAATCGGGTATATCACGGCCCTTACCATCTTTGTATTGCAAACCAGCGAAGTGCTGATCCCTTTCTGGCAAAAAAGCGGTATCAATTCGCGCACTGCGCAGATCCTGCTGGAGATTGCGTTTAACACCCTCATCATTTTGATATTTGTAGAGTTCATACCCAGGGCGGTTTTCAGGGCGAACAGCAATACCCTGCTCAGCCGGCTGGCAGTGATCATTAATTTCTTTTTATGGCTGTTGTATCCCATTACAGCCGCACTTTTCCGGCTGGCCAACTGGATACTGAAGTATGTGTTTAATGTACGACTGGATAAAGGAAAATCGCCGTTTGCCCGGAACGACCTGCAGTTTATGTTTCGCGACAGCAGGAAAACCCTCCGTGAAGAAACCAGTACCCATCTCCTGGAAAATGCGCAGGAACTGGCTAATATCAAGATCCGACAGAGCATGGTTCCCCGCAAGGAAATCATTGCCGTGGAAGTGAGTGCGCCGGTTGAATCCCTGATCCAGAAATTTGTGGAAACAAAGCGAAGCCGGATCATTATCTATGAATCGAATATCGACAATATTCTGGGTTTTGCTCATGAACTGGATCTTTTTAAAAAGCCTGCTGATATAGAATCGATCCTGATCCCTATTATTGCAGTGCCGGAAAGTATGACGGCTGTAGGGCTGATCAATAAATTCAGCAAGGAGTCTAAAAGCATTGCTTGGGTGGTAGATGAATTTGGCGGTACGGCCGGTATCATTACTATGGAAGATGTGCTGGAAGAGCTGTTTGGCGAAATATGGGATGAATATGACACCCAGCTGTTTGTTGAAAAACGGATATCGGAGGATGAATACATCTTTTCCGGAAGAATGGAGCTGGACTACCTGGAAAAAAAATATGATTTTGAATTTGAAGATAAGACAGATTCTGAGACCCTGTCGGGATATATTATCAACTTTTATGAAACCATTCCTTCCCAGAAAGAACGGATTA